In the Candidatus Saccharimonas aalborgensis genome, one interval contains:
- the tsaE gene encoding tRNA (adenosine(37)-N6)-threonylcarbamoyltransferase complex ATPase subunit type 1 TsaE: MELEIPTSEAMEKLGARIGALCSGGEVIELIGDIGAGKTTFAKGFAHALGIEEEVQSPSYTISRVYVTESGRLLAHYDFYRLSDAGVMRSELQDSINDPQTITIIEWSEIISDVLPSDRLQITLNTLMGEEREVIIKASGPHSENIIERLT, from the coding sequence ATGGAACTCGAGATCCCCACATCGGAGGCTATGGAAAAATTAGGAGCACGTATCGGTGCGCTTTGCAGTGGTGGTGAAGTAATTGAGTTGATAGGCGACATTGGAGCTGGTAAAACTACCTTCGCAAAAGGATTTGCGCATGCACTTGGGATTGAGGAAGAGGTTCAAAGCCCCTCTTATACCATTAGTCGAGTGTATGTGACGGAATCCGGCAGATTACTTGCGCATTATGATTTTTATCGACTCAGTGATGCTGGTGTAATGAGAAGCGAGCTTCAAGACTCAATTAACGACCCCCAAACAATTACGATCATTGAGTGGTCTGAAATTATTAGTGACGTACTTCCCTCTGATAGATTGCAAATAACACTTAATACGCTCATGGGTGAGGAGCGTGAGGTAATTATCAAAGCAAGCGGACCACATAGCGAGAATATCATCGAGAGATTGACATGA
- a CDS encoding NUDIX domain-containing protein, which produces MHSYSDEETRQWFTSLEHRVSSATVALRTVDGKVLVLKATYKDYWSFPGGIIDTRETPRAAAVRECLEEVNIQLSEDELEFVMVVDRVSEYAHTYQFVFQATVAAEVLEGAKIDKREIEMFDVVMADMIVAGNRHYSQTTLAWARGERGYREQVFGAGARE; this is translated from the coding sequence ATGCATTCCTACTCAGACGAAGAAACCAGACAGTGGTTTACCTCACTGGAGCATCGTGTTTCGAGCGCGACAGTCGCCCTTCGCACCGTAGATGGTAAAGTGCTGGTTTTGAAAGCAACTTACAAGGACTATTGGTCATTTCCTGGCGGAATTATTGATACACGGGAGACTCCGCGGGCTGCAGCAGTTCGTGAATGCCTTGAGGAAGTAAACATACAACTGAGCGAAGATGAGCTTGAGTTTGTCATGGTTGTTGATCGAGTAAGTGAGTATGCCCACACCTATCAGTTTGTGTTTCAGGCAACTGTAGCAGCTGAAGTACTAGAAGGTGCCAAGATAGATAAACGAGAGATTGAGATGTTTGATGTAGTGATGGCAGATATGATAGTTGCAGGTAACCGTCATTATTCACAAACCACTCTCGCCTGGGCTCGCGGTGAGCGTGGTTATAGGGAGCAGGTGTTTGGTGCCGGCGCGAGAGAATAG
- a CDS encoding type II secretion system F family protein produces MSRYQYVAVNQQGETSSGSFEAADRSAALAILAKQQLHPISLKQSDTKEASFGFGNFFGKNKVKSDDLVIFTRQLSAMVSAGVPLLRAIASLNQHTASKPLRKVTGGIIKDVEGGAQLADALAKYPNTFSDVYVNMVRAGESAGILDDILKRLAMQQEKNASIRKKIKSAMTYPMVLVFITIGAFFGLMLFVIPQIGKILKDLGGPDAKLPELTQLMLGISDFIINYWYIVFPALIGGIIFLIRFIKTPKGRTMFHRFILKVPLVNPIIRKVAIARFTRTFSALMGAGVAVLEAITVTSHAVGNVVYEKALLDAAEEVKNGRQLSAVIEKNELFPPIVAQMLSVGEETGQTDTVLVKVADFYEEEVDVAIDGISAIIEPVMIVVMGSMVGLIAASVMGPIASLSQNIKG; encoded by the coding sequence ATGTCACGCTATCAGTATGTTGCCGTTAATCAACAGGGGGAAACTTCCTCGGGGTCGTTTGAGGCAGCTGATCGCTCAGCCGCCCTGGCAATTTTAGCAAAGCAGCAACTTCACCCCATTAGTCTCAAGCAATCTGATACCAAGGAAGCATCATTTGGGTTTGGTAATTTCTTTGGTAAAAACAAGGTCAAGAGTGATGATCTGGTAATTTTTACTCGTCAGTTAAGCGCCATGGTAAGCGCAGGTGTACCACTGCTTCGCGCCATCGCGTCGCTCAATCAACATACGGCAAGTAAACCACTGAGAAAAGTCACGGGTGGCATTATAAAAGATGTCGAAGGTGGCGCGCAGCTTGCCGATGCCCTGGCAAAATATCCAAACACTTTTAGTGATGTCTACGTCAATATGGTCAGAGCAGGGGAGTCGGCGGGTATTCTCGACGATATTCTCAAGCGACTTGCGATGCAACAAGAAAAAAATGCCTCTATTCGAAAGAAGATCAAGAGTGCTATGACCTACCCTATGGTTCTGGTGTTTATCACGATAGGGGCCTTCTTTGGCTTAATGCTTTTTGTTATTCCACAGATCGGTAAAATTCTCAAAGACCTAGGAGGTCCGGATGCTAAGCTACCCGAGCTTACCCAGTTAATGCTCGGCATTAGTGACTTTATCATAAACTATTGGTATATCGTGTTCCCTGCCCTTATCGGTGGCATCATATTTTTGATCAGATTTATCAAGACGCCAAAGGGTCGGACCATGTTCCACCGTTTTATCCTCAAGGTTCCACTAGTAAATCCAATTATTCGCAAAGTCGCTATCGCCCGCTTCACCCGAACCTTCTCTGCTCTCATGGGGGCTGGAGTAGCGGTACTAGAAGCAATTACCGTTACCTCGCATGCTGTTGGCAATGTCGTTTACGAAAAAGCCTTGCTTGACGCTGCAGAGGAGGTAAAAAATGGCAGGCAACTTTCGGCTGTTATAGAAAAAAACGAGCTATTCCCTCCGATTGTTGCTCAGATGCTCTCTGTCGGTGAGGAAACTGGACAAACCGACACTGTCCTCGTGAAAGTTGCGGACTTTTACGAAGAAGAGGTCGATGTTGCGATTGATGGTATCAGCGCCATTATTGAGCCGGTGATGATTGTTGTTATGGGTTCTATGGTAGGGCTAATTGCTGCAAGCGTTATGGGCCCCATCGCAAGTCTTTCTCAAAATATCAAGGGTTAA
- a CDS encoding sortase — MLKIKKRRSIGIPRIALLGTALLLLSGGLYLLLLVASPSLAPLITMKPIEVRSLPAPQATDNRVIIPKIGVNIPYDKGAASLDRGAEWRYPERGNPEKGGNFIIAAHRFSIQPTPQGTIEKSPFYHIDKLAVGDKIVIDYIGTRYGYEIEKIFTVKPTQVEIEAPSTDAKLTLYTCELDGSDAGRVVVVAKPLGKVAL; from the coding sequence ATGTTAAAGATAAAGAAACGCCGCTCAATCGGTATACCCCGTATTGCCCTACTGGGCACGGCCCTTCTTCTGCTGAGTGGTGGTCTGTACCTCTTGCTACTTGTTGCTTCGCCCTCACTCGCACCACTTATCACGATGAAACCCATAGAGGTACGCTCTCTCCCCGCTCCCCAAGCGACCGACAATCGTGTCATCATCCCAAAAATTGGAGTAAATATTCCCTATGACAAGGGGGCGGCTTCTCTTGACCGAGGCGCAGAATGGCGTTACCCAGAGCGAGGGAATCCTGAAAAGGGTGGAAACTTCATTATCGCTGCTCATCGCTTTAGCATTCAACCTACACCTCAGGGAACGATCGAGAAATCACCTTTCTATCATATTGATAAGCTTGCCGTTGGGGACAAAATTGTTATCGACTATATCGGGACACGATACGGCTACGAAATTGAAAAAATATTTACTGTCAAACCAACGCAAGTCGAAATTGAAGCACCCTCAACCGACGCAAAGTTAACGCTCTATACCTGTGAGCTCGATGGTTCAGATGCGGGCAGGGTCGTGGTAGTCGCCAAGCCTCTCGGCAAAGTCGCTCTCTAG
- a CDS encoding GspE/PulE family protein, with the protein MRISDDTLDKILSGDTKVSAEQLAPLKEEAIRSARPLQELVLEAKLVDEPTLTQLFAEYADIPYVVIDPKEISSEILAKIPERIARQYNAVIFKIDPDGLVHLAMDDPDDVQAISFIQKEIGENVKIYVASHDNILQCLENYRGDVNEELNEVIDVQREDDGSSQQVTEAEVAEDSPIAQTVNLLLEYAIRSQASDIHIEPREEYVQIRYRIDGVLKEVNRLPRNVLGALVSRIKILSNLKIDERRVPQDGRFKIKIAGKQYALRVSTLPIADGEKVVMRILDESNQAVTLKDLGYWGHSLDVINEALTEPNGMVLVTGPTGSGKSTSLFSILTYLNKPDVNISTIEDPVEYKIPGVNQTQTNPKAGMTFANGLRALLRQDPNVIMVGEIRDGETANLAVQAALTGHLVFSTLHTNNAATCLPRLLDMEIEPFLIASTVKAVVGQRLVRKLCLFCRQQYVPEKQEVSQFVELFNLRDDQSFSHINELEEQAIAQELGGDTPAGTAKTTITALWRANPKGCDECDHTGYKGRIGIYEVLGNTIPIQKMIVNNATSAQIQDQAILEGMTTMQTDGLIKAIRGCTTLQEVLRVTKE; encoded by the coding sequence ATGCGTATTTCTGATGATACATTAGATAAGATATTGAGCGGCGATACGAAGGTAAGTGCCGAGCAACTTGCGCCCCTTAAAGAAGAGGCGATCCGTTCCGCGCGACCCCTTCAAGAGCTTGTGCTTGAGGCAAAGCTCGTCGATGAGCCAACTCTTACGCAATTATTCGCCGAGTATGCAGATATTCCGTACGTCGTTATCGATCCAAAAGAAATTAGTTCTGAGATACTGGCAAAGATACCTGAACGTATCGCTAGACAATACAATGCTGTCATATTCAAGATTGATCCCGATGGTCTCGTGCATCTGGCCATGGACGACCCCGATGACGTCCAAGCAATTAGCTTTATTCAAAAAGAGATCGGCGAAAACGTAAAGATATACGTCGCGTCTCACGATAATATCCTTCAGTGCCTCGAGAACTACCGCGGTGATGTCAATGAAGAATTGAACGAGGTTATCGATGTGCAGCGTGAAGATGATGGCTCAAGCCAGCAGGTCACTGAAGCTGAGGTGGCCGAGGATTCTCCTATCGCCCAGACGGTCAACCTCCTTCTCGAGTACGCTATCCGCTCGCAAGCATCCGACATTCATATCGAACCACGCGAGGAGTATGTCCAGATCCGCTACCGTATCGACGGAGTTCTCAAAGAAGTTAACCGTTTGCCGCGAAATGTTCTAGGTGCCCTCGTGAGCCGAATTAAGATTCTGTCAAACCTAAAAATCGATGAGCGACGCGTCCCCCAGGATGGCCGTTTCAAGATCAAGATCGCAGGTAAGCAATACGCCCTGCGTGTCAGCACCCTCCCTATCGCTGATGGCGAGAAGGTAGTGATGCGTATTCTCGACGAATCAAACCAAGCCGTGACATTGAAAGACCTTGGCTACTGGGGTCATTCCCTTGATGTCATCAACGAGGCGCTGACTGAACCAAATGGTATGGTACTCGTCACTGGTCCAACGGGAAGTGGTAAATCAACCAGTCTTTTTAGTATCCTCACCTACCTCAATAAACCTGATGTAAACATTTCGACTATTGAAGACCCGGTAGAATACAAGATCCCAGGAGTCAACCAGACTCAAACCAATCCAAAAGCCGGTATGACCTTTGCAAATGGACTACGTGCACTACTTCGCCAAGACCCCAATGTAATTATGGTGGGAGAGATTCGAGATGGCGAAACAGCCAATCTTGCGGTACAGGCGGCATTGACTGGTCACCTTGTATTTAGCACCCTTCATACCAACAATGCAGCCACCTGCTTGCCCCGTTTACTCGATATGGAGATCGAACCCTTTCTGATTGCCAGTACAGTTAAGGCAGTCGTGGGGCAACGTCTTGTACGCAAACTTTGTCTCTTTTGCCGACAACAGTACGTTCCAGAGAAACAAGAGGTTTCCCAATTTGTCGAACTATTTAACCTGCGGGATGATCAATCATTTTCACATATCAATGAGTTGGAGGAGCAAGCAATTGCTCAGGAGCTTGGTGGTGATACTCCAGCCGGAACTGCCAAGACAACTATCACAGCGCTCTGGCGCGCCAATCCAAAGGGATGCGATGAGTGTGACCACACTGGTTATAAAGGCCGTATCGGTATCTATGAGGTACTTGGCAACACTATCCCGATTCAAAAAATGATCGTCAACAACGCCACAAGTGCGCAGATTCAGGATCAGGCCATACTTGAAGGGATGACCACGATGCAGACCGATGGTCTCATCAAGGCGATCAGGGGCTGCACCACACTTCAAGAAGTACTGAGAGTGACGAAGGAATAA
- the rny gene encoding ribonuclease Y, giving the protein MVIEIIMAAVGVLAGVGGKFVYDKSQATSSKHKAEKEIARAERKASEIVLQAKDEALKIEQERRREIQKVESRLADRESSLDNKLDELDKRSERLRKQEDEVESLKTEIREIRTKQQEKLEKIAGLKKKDAAEKLLQMTERDIKDDLLGLVAKLQKEATDDAEEKAQLVILSAMERMASEVTAERTVTAVKLTDDEMKGRIIGKEGRNIQAMQRATGVDFLVDDTPGMVILSSFDPIRRQVARMGLEMLMKDGRIHPGRIEEVFEKAEKQIEKEVIRAGEDAAREVGVAGIPKDLLKLLGELKFRTSYGQNVLMHSTEMAHMAGLIADEIGANVRVTKIATLLHDIGKAVTHKVEGKHHHIGAELARKAGMSDEIVHAIEAHHDDIEATTAEALVVRVCDAISAARPGARNISAENFAERMRDLENIATGFKGIDKAYAISAGREVRVIVRPESIDDLSAIKLARDIATKIESTMQYPGTIKVNVIRETRAIEFAK; this is encoded by the coding sequence ATGGTGATAGAAATCATCATGGCTGCCGTAGGCGTACTTGCTGGTGTGGGCGGTAAGTTTGTGTACGATAAATCCCAAGCAACCAGTAGTAAACACAAAGCAGAGAAGGAGATTGCTCGTGCCGAACGCAAGGCCAGCGAGATTGTTCTGCAGGCAAAAGACGAGGCGCTTAAAATTGAGCAAGAACGGCGACGTGAAATACAGAAGGTAGAGTCGCGGTTGGCTGATAGGGAGAGCTCACTTGACAACAAACTTGATGAGCTAGACAAGCGTAGCGAGAGATTACGCAAACAAGAGGATGAAGTCGAATCTCTTAAGACCGAGATTCGTGAGATTCGTACAAAACAGCAAGAGAAGCTTGAAAAGATCGCTGGGCTCAAAAAGAAAGATGCAGCGGAGAAGCTGCTCCAGATGACGGAGCGAGATATAAAGGATGATTTGCTTGGACTTGTTGCAAAGCTACAAAAGGAAGCCACCGATGATGCCGAGGAAAAGGCTCAACTAGTGATACTTTCTGCCATGGAACGAATGGCGAGTGAAGTGACTGCTGAGCGAACTGTCACCGCCGTGAAATTGACTGATGACGAGATGAAAGGGCGCATCATCGGCAAGGAAGGCCGGAATATTCAGGCTATGCAACGCGCCACTGGAGTTGACTTTTTGGTCGATGACACGCCTGGCATGGTAATCTTATCCAGCTTTGATCCGATTCGTCGCCAAGTTGCTCGTATGGGCCTTGAAATGCTGATGAAAGATGGTCGTATCCATCCGGGTCGCATCGAGGAAGTCTTTGAAAAAGCCGAAAAACAGATTGAAAAAGAAGTTATTCGTGCCGGCGAGGATGCTGCTCGTGAAGTAGGTGTTGCCGGAATACCAAAAGATCTTCTCAAGCTTCTCGGTGAACTGAAGTTCCGTACCAGCTATGGCCAAAACGTTCTAATGCACAGCACTGAAATGGCGCATATGGCTGGCTTAATTGCAGACGAAATCGGCGCAAATGTACGCGTAACTAAGATTGCTACACTACTTCACGATATCGGCAAGGCTGTGACGCATAAGGTTGAAGGCAAGCACCATCACATTGGCGCCGAGTTAGCTCGTAAGGCAGGTATGAGTGATGAGATTGTTCACGCCATCGAAGCCCATCACGACGATATCGAAGCCACAACTGCTGAAGCACTTGTGGTGCGTGTTTGCGACGCAATCAGCGCGGCGCGGCCAGGTGCGCGAAATATCAGTGCTGAAAACTTTGCTGAGCGCATGCGTGATCTTGAGAATATTGCCACTGGATTTAAGGGGATTGATAAAGCGTATGCAATTAGCGCAGGACGGGAAGTTCGTGTCATCGTCAGGCCAGAAAGTATTGACGACCTAAGCGCAATCAAATTGGCACGTGACATTGCGACAAAAATCGAAAGCACTATGCAATATCCGGGCACGATTAAGGTAAACGTTATTCGTGAGACACGCGCTATCGAGTTTGCAAAGTAA
- the tsaB gene encoding tRNA (adenosine(37)-N6)-threonylcarbamoyltransferase complex dimerization subunit type 1 TsaB has translation MIVLWNSAGFTCQLLLLEGETIVSDTYWDAGHELAKQMLGYLQSTLRTHSKDWDDITGIGVYRGPGSFTGLRIGLTVLNTLAHSKNIPIVGATGDAWQATCRKRLASGENDGIVLPEYGSEARVTSPRK, from the coding sequence ATGATAGTGCTGTGGAATAGTGCTGGGTTTACCTGTCAACTTCTGCTGCTTGAGGGTGAGACGATTGTCTCAGACACTTATTGGGATGCAGGACACGAATTAGCAAAGCAAATGCTTGGCTACCTTCAGTCAACTCTCAGGACACACTCAAAGGACTGGGATGATATCACAGGCATTGGCGTCTATAGGGGTCCAGGTAGTTTTACTGGGCTACGCATTGGTTTGACGGTGCTCAACACACTGGCGCATAGCAAGAACATCCCCATTGTGGGGGCGACTGGCGATGCCTGGCAGGCTACCTGTCGAAAGAGATTGGCGAGTGGTGAAAATGATGGTATCGTTCTGCCAGAGTACGGCAGCGAAGCGCGCGTCACTTCACCGCGAAAGTAA